Proteins from one Pongo abelii isolate AG06213 chromosome 19, NHGRI_mPonAbe1-v2.0_pri, whole genome shotgun sequence genomic window:
- the LOC129051034 gene encoding uncharacterized protein LOC129051034, protein MSAAVFFPPSSPLPIVFFPSLLFSVFYPPPYPHLLLAAASSCHAFFSPHQIFSLPLPTVLSPRRLLPAACPQPFSSPHTVFFPCPPTVWQERLSVAIFFPLSSLPLPIVFFPSLLFPPSSSPPPPFSSRFHLPTFSQQRLPAALFSPPLPSPLFHSPPSSPPIVFLPTPFSRSPTAFHLEAPHACPRLCPCPRKVVGTSRDLQGRRPWDKGGRVWS, encoded by the exons ATGTCTGCCGCAGTCTTCTTCCCaccctcttctcctctccccatCGTCTTCTTTCCCAGCCTCTTATTCTCCGTCTTCTACCCGCCTCCATATCCCCACCTTCTTCTCGCAGCAGCGTCTTCCTGCCACGCTTTTTTCTCCCCGCACCaaatcttctctcttcctctccccaccgTTCTCTCCCCACGCCGTCTTCTCCCCGCGGCTTGCCCACAACCGTTTTCTTCCCCTCACACCGTTTTCTTCCCATGTCCTCCCACCGTCTGGCAGGAGCGTCTGTCAGTCGCAATCTTCTTCccactttcttctctccctctccccatcgTCTTTTTTCCCAGCCTCTTATTTCCGCCGtcttcttcccctcccccaccattCTCTTCCCGTTTCCATCTCCCCACCTTCTCGCAGCAGCGACTTCCTGCCGCGcttttctctccccctctcccttctcccctcttccACTCCCCACCGTCTTCGCCCCCGATCGTCTTCTTGCCCACCCCCTTCTCGCGCTCTCCCACTGCCTTTCACCTAGAAGCTCCCCACGCGTGCCCGCGCCTGTGTCCCTGCCCCCG GAAGGTCGTGGGAACATCCAGAGACCTACAGGGAAGACGGCCATGGGACAAGGGAGGCAGAGTCTGGAGTTAG